CCTGGATCATGCGGCACCACGAACCCGGCGCTGCGCTGGGTGGCCGCGGTCGCGGCCCTCGTGCTCGTGACGGCGTTCGCCGATCCCGTCGCGGCGACGCGCTACGTCGGCGCGTTCGTCGGCACCGCACTGATCGCACGCCGGCAGGAACGCGGCGGTCCGCTCCGCGCCTGAGCCGCCGGGGACATAGGGTTGAACGGATGTCGCAAGCGCCAGAGACCCGGTCGATCACCCTCCCCGAAGGCCACCGTTGGCGCGCCTACTGGGTGTGCGTCGCCGTCGCCGCGCTCACGATCCTCGACCTGTCGAAAGTCAACGTGGGGCTCCCGGCCATCGAGGACGCCTTCGGTGCCGGCTCGACGGAACTCCAGCTCATCGTCGCCGGTTACGTGCTCACCTTCGGCCTGACGCTCGTGCCGGCCGGTCGCATCGGCGACCAGCGCTCGCGCAAGACGCTCTTCATCGTGGGCCTCAGCCTCTTCACGCTCACGAGCCTCGTCGCCGCGCTCGCGCCCAACGTCGAGGTGCTGCTCATCGCGCGCCTCCTGCAGGGCGTCGCCGCCGGCATTCAGATGCCGCAGGTGCTCGGCATCATCCAGGAGCTCTTCACCGGCAAGGAGCGCGGCAAGGCGTTCGGCCTCTTCGGTGCGACGATCGGCCTCGCAACGGCGTTCGGGCCGACCCTCGGCGGGCTGATGATCGCGATCGGCGGCCCTGAAGACGGCTGGCGGGGCATCTTCTGGATGAACGTGCCCCTCGCCCTCGCCGCGATCGCACTCGCGATCTGGCTGCTGCCGGTGACGAGGCATCCGTCGTCGAAGCCGCTCTCGCTCGACCCGGTCGGGCTCGTGCTCTTCGCCGTCACAGTGATCTCCCTCATGTGGCCGTTCCTCTTCACGACGGGCTCGCCGAGCGACAACCCGGCGCGCTGGTGGGTGCTCGTGCTGTTCGTCTTCGCGATCACGGCCTTCATCGCCTGGGAACGGCACTACGCGGCATCCGGCAGGCATCCGCTCGTACCGCTCGCCCTCTTCGGCGTGAGCTCCTTCCGCAACGGAACGGCGCTCGCGAGCGTGTACTTCGCGGCGATGCCGTCGATGTTCCTGCTGACGACG
The sequence above is a segment of the Agromyces hippuratus genome. Coding sequences within it:
- a CDS encoding MFS transporter, with translation MSQAPETRSITLPEGHRWRAYWVCVAVAALTILDLSKVNVGLPAIEDAFGAGSTELQLIVAGYVLTFGLTLVPAGRIGDQRSRKTLFIVGLSLFTLTSLVAALAPNVEVLLIARLLQGVAAGIQMPQVLGIIQELFTGKERGKAFGLFGATIGLATAFGPTLGGLMIAIGGPEDGWRGIFWMNVPLALAAIALAIWLLPVTRHPSSKPLSLDPVGLVLFAVTVISLMWPFLFTTGSPSDNPARWWVLVLFVFAITAFIAWERHYAASGRHPLVPLALFGVSSFRNGTALASVYFAAMPSMFLLTTLYLQHGLGLEAVFAGMVGIGFALMSAVGSWVGGTLVNRLGRPLVVWGLALLLVGIGLLVLFALTTPPAVTPWAMAGAMVIGGAGGGLVVSPNQTLTLMDIPVKQGGLAGSVGQLGQRIGTAIGTAVTLSLFYSTIFRESAGEPDLTVYHHAYGIGMLAVAIFIAIAFAIGVADLGARRRQRSALGGTEPEAA